The following coding sequences are from one Rutidosis leptorrhynchoides isolate AG116_Rl617_1_P2 chromosome 11, CSIRO_AGI_Rlap_v1, whole genome shotgun sequence window:
- the LOC139877638 gene encoding uncharacterized protein produces MLKLISAILLSFLFLCSKAEQQLSTKQCEDLGFTGLALCSDCNALSEYVKDQELVSDCRKCCAEDSDDSTSKIIYSGAVLEVCMRKLVFYPEVVSFIEDEKEKFPSVKVQYSFNAPPKLIMLDDAGQEKEIIRIDNWKREHILEFLKEKLKPTSAV; encoded by the exons ATGTTGAAGCTAATTTCTGCAAtcttactatcatttttatttctATGCTCAAAAGCAGAGCAACAGCTGAGCACAAAACAGTGTGAGGATTTAGGGTTTACAGGTCTCGCATTGTGCTCCGATTGTAACGCTCTCTCTGAATATGTCAAGGATCAAG AGCTGGTGTCTGATTGCAGAAAGTGTTGTGCTGAGGATTCTGATGACTCAACGAGCAAA ATTATCTACTCTGGTGCTGTTTTGGAGGTGTGTATGAGGAAGCTTGTATTCTATCCCGAAGTTGTCAGTTTCATCGAAGATGAAAAGGAAAAGTTTCCTTCTGTGAAAGTTCAATATTCGTTTAACGCGCCACCAAAGTTGATCATGTTGGATGATGCTGGACAAGAAAAGGAAATCATAAG AATTGACAACTGGAAGCGTGAACACATACTTGAGTTCTTGAAGGAAAAGCTGAAGCCGACATCAGCAGTTTAA